The genomic DNA TTCGTGCCGTCCCCGGTCATCGCGACGAGGCGCCCGCCCTCCTGCTCGCGGCGGATGAGGTCGAGCTTGTCCTCCGGGGTGGCCTCGGCGAGGTAGTCGTCGACGCCGGCCTCGGCCGCGATGGCCTTCGCGGTGAGGGGGTTGTCTCCGGTGATCATGACCGTGCGGATGCCCATGCTGCGCAGCTCGTCGAACCGCTCTCGGAGGCCGTCCTTGACGATGTCCTTGAGATGCACGACCCCGAGGATCCGATGGGTCCCTGAGCTTGTCGAAGGGCCCTGCACCGCGACGACGAGGGGCGTGCCGCCGCCCGAGGCGACGTCGTCGGTGAGGGTCGTGAGCTCGTCATCGGGGGTCTGCCCCAGCCAGGCCGCCACGGCCGAGGCGGCGCCCTTGCGGATCTGCGTGCCGTCGGCGAGGTCGAGACCGCTCATGCGCGTCTGCGCCGTGAACGGGACGACGACGGCGTCCGCCGGGGCCTCGACCCGGATCCCGCGGGCGGCGGCGAGTTCGACGATCGATGCGCCCTCCGGCGTCGGATCGGCGAGGGAGGACAGGGCGGCGGTATGCAGCAGCTCCGCGGCGTCCACTCCGGTGAGCGGCAGCACGGCGTGGGCGCGGCGGTTGCCGTGGGTGATGGTGCCGGTCTTGTCGAGGAGCAGCGTGGTGACGTCGCCCGCGGCCTCCACCGCCCGCCCCGACATCGCCAGGACGTTGCGCTGCACGAGTCGGTCCATGCCCGCGATGCCGATGGCGGAGAGGAGGGCGCCGATCGTGGTCGGGATGAGGCAGACGAGCAGAGCGATGAGGACCGGGATGCTCACCGGCGACGCCGCGTACGAGGCGATCGGATTCAGTGCGAGGACGACGACGACGAACACGATCGACAGGCTCGCGAGGAGGATGTTCAGGGCGATCTCGTTCGGGGTGCGCTGCCGGCTCGCCCCCTCGACGAGCGCGATCATGCGGTCGACGAACGTCTCGCCGGGCTTTGACGTGATACGCACGACGATCTGATCCGACAGCACCCGGGTGCCGCCGGTGACGGCACTGCGGTCGCCGCCGGACTCGCGGACCACGGGGGCGCTCTCGCCGGTGATGGCCGACTCGTCCACGGTGGCGATGCCCGCGACGATGTCGCCGTCGCCCGGGATCAGCTCGCCCGCGGAGACGATCACGAGGTCGTCGCGCTGCAGCTCCGCCGACGACACCGTCTCCGTCGGCGCTTCGACAAGCTCAGCGACCCACTCCGCGCCCCCCTGGGTCCCTGAGCCCGTCGAAGGGCCCACCACCCGTCGCGCCATCGTCTGGGTGCGGGTGTTCCGCAGGCTCGCGGCCTGGGCCTTGCCCCGTCCCTCGGCGACCGACTCCGCGACGTTCGCGAAGAACACGGTCAGCCAGAGCCAGATCGCGATGCCCCACGTGAACGCCGCCGGGACGGGGGTGCCGCCGGAGGAGGCGGGTCCGCCGAGGAAGGGCTCCGCGATCGCGAGGACGGTCGTGAACGCGGCGCCGACCCAGACGAGGAGCATCACGGGGTTGCGCACGAGCGTCGCGGGGTTGAGCTTCCGGAGCGCGCCGGGGAGCGCCTGAGCGA from Microbacterium paraoxydans includes the following:
- the kdpB gene encoding potassium-transporting ATPase subunit KdpB — its product is MTLLTTPPEQQDAPAAPARPPRSFGGAQLAQALPGALRKLNPATLVRNPVMLLVWVGAAFTTVLAIAEPFLGGPASSGGTPVPAAFTWGIAIWLWLTVFFANVAESVAEGRGKAQAASLRNTRTQTMARRVVGPSTGSGTQGGAEWVAELVEAPTETVSSAELQRDDLVIVSAGELIPGDGDIVAGIATVDESAITGESAPVVRESGGDRSAVTGGTRVLSDQIVVRITSKPGETFVDRMIALVEGASRQRTPNEIALNILLASLSIVFVVVVLALNPIASYAASPVSIPVLIALLVCLIPTTIGALLSAIGIAGMDRLVQRNVLAMSGRAVEAAGDVTTLLLDKTGTITHGNRRAHAVLPLTGVDAAELLHTAALSSLADPTPEGASIVELAAARGIRVEAPADAVVVPFTAQTRMSGLDLADGTQIRKGAASAVAAWLGQTPDDELTTLTDDVASGGGTPLVVAVQGPSTSSGTHRILGVVHLKDIVKDGLRERFDELRSMGIRTVMITGDNPLTAKAIAAEAGVDDYLAEATPEDKLDLIRREQEGGRLVAMTGDGTNDAPALAQADVGVAMNTGTSAAKEAGNMVDLDSDPTKLIDIVRIGKQLLITRGALTTFSLANDIAKYFAIIPAMFMGVFPGLAALNIMQLHSPASAVTSAIIFNAIVIVFLIPLALRGVTYRPASASQILLRNLLVYGLGGVIAPFVGIKLIDLLVSLLPGF